The Dehalococcoidia bacterium nucleotide sequence GAGCCAGTACGCGCTTGACATTGCCGTCTACCACCGCTTCAGGACGATCAAAGGCGATGCTCCCAACGGCAGCGGCAATATATTCACCCACGCCGGGCAACTGGCGGAAGGACTTGGCATCATGGGGAATGCTCCCCCGATGTTCGGCCATCACCTTTCGTGCTGCCAGATGAAAGTTGCGTGCCCGGGCATAGTATCCCAGCCCTTCCCAGATTTTCAGGACATCACCGAGTTCTGCATTGGCCAGACTTTGCAGCGATGGGAATCGCTCCAGAAACCGGCGATAGTAAGGAATGACAGTCTGAACCTGGGTCTGCTGCAGCATCACCTCGGAAACCCAGATGGCATAAGGGTCTTCGGTTCGACGCCAGGGAAGGTCCCGATGGTTTGCTTCATACCACCCAAGAAGACTCTGCTGGATGATCTCTACCTCTGGTGATGTACTCAACTGTCCCTCGACCACAGATTACGGGCCAATAACTGCATTGTCAAGAAGGCCAGCGCACGTCACTGACGGGCGTCATCGCTCAGGCGCTGGAGGGTGCTTCTATGATGTTTCTGTTAGTGTATAATGATGTCACATGGAAAAGCAGAATCTTCGCCTAACCGAAACCGTCAGGGGAGCGGGCTGAGCCTCCAAACTGGGTCCGGGTGACCTTGAAAAGGCTCTGTGCGGCCTGGAAATCCCTTCCGACCCGAACCTCCTCATCGGGCTGGAAAGCTGGAGCGATGCCGGTGTGTACAAGCTGAGAGACGATCTGGCGATTGTACAGACCGTCGATTTCTTCACGCCCATTGTGGACGACCCTTACGATTTCGGGCGGATCGCTGCTGCCAATGCCCTGAGCGATGTTTACGCTATGGGCGGCAGACCGTTAACCGCCATGAACCTGGTGTGTTTTCCTCTCGGAACATTGGACATCTCTGTATTGCGCGAGATATTGAGGGGTGGGATGGACAAGCTCCGTGAAGCAAAAGTGGCACTTGTGGGCGGGCATAGTGTGGAGGACTCGGAGCTCAAGTATGGTCTTTCGGTGACCGGGGTTATTGATCCCGGAGAGATCATCACCAATGCCGGTGCGCTGCCCGGGGATGTTTTGATCCTCACCAAGCCTTTGGGAACGGGGATCATCAACACGGCCGTCAAGGCAGGGATGGCCGGGAAAGATGCGGTGGATGCTGTCATCGATGAGATGTCCAGGCTTAATCGCCAGGCCTCCGAAGCGATGCAGGAGGTGGGGGTTCACGCCTGCACGGATATCACCGGATTCGGTCTCCTGGGCCATGCCTGTGAAATGATGCAAAGCAGCGGAGTGGGAATGGAGATCAATGCGGCCTCCGTTCCTGTATTCTCTGGGGCGGTCGAGTTTGCGCGAATGGGCCTTGTTCCCGGGGGCACTTATCGCAATCGGGACTTCCGCACCTCGATGGTGGAATTTGCCCCGGATGTGGTCGAATGGGCCTCGGACGTCCTCTTCGATCCGCAGACCTCCGGCGGATTGCTGATTGCCTTGCCTGCCGGGAGATCAAAAATCTTACTGAGCAAGCTTCGAGCAACGGGTCACGCTGGGGCATCCGTGATCGGCAAGATTGTGGAGGAGCCAAAGCTCAAAATCATTGTTAGAAATTAAGGCTCGGGGACGCTCCACACCAGCGAGGACCAACAGCTGAGTCTCCGCAATCTTTCTGGAAAATGCGCTCCTATTCAAGGGAATGACCGTCATGGCAAAACTCAAACTGGACCTGCACGACATATACAACAAGGGATATCAGATTGATGCCGAACTCAATCGAGCCATGCAAGAGGCTGTGGATAAAAAGATCACCCCTCTGGAGATCATCCCCGGCAAAGGCAGCGGCCAACTCAAGAAACGCGTGCTGCGATTTCTAAACCAGCCCGAAACAAAAAAGATGTATCACCGTCTCGAAAAGGACGATAAGAATTTTGGGAGGATTTTTGTACATTTCAAGTTTTGACCGATTATTAGAGCCCCATAAGGGGAAGATATGATTCCGTGGGAACATATTGAAACCGTAGAGGTTCCCGGAAACGGCGGCTTGCTTCGCCTCTCCAAGCGCGGAGAGGAGTATTCCATCACTGTGGACGGACACGAACTGATGAACAGCCGCGTTCACGGCTCGGCCGATGCATTGGCGCAGACGGTCTGTACCAAACTCCCCAACCCTCAAAACGCGCGGATTCTGGTTGGTGGACTGGGTATGGGCTACACCCTTGCGGAGACCCT carries:
- a CDS encoding Smr/MutS family protein, with translation MAKLKLDLHDIYNKGYQIDAELNRAMQEAVDKKITPLEIIPGKGSGQLKKRVLRFLNQPETKKMYHRLEKDDKNFGRIFVHFKF
- the selD gene encoding selenide, water dikinase SelD → MEKQNLRLTETVRGAGUASKLGPGDLEKALCGLEIPSDPNLLIGLESWSDAGVYKLRDDLAIVQTVDFFTPIVDDPYDFGRIAAANALSDVYAMGGRPLTAMNLVCFPLGTLDISVLREILRGGMDKLREAKVALVGGHSVEDSELKYGLSVTGVIDPGEIITNAGALPGDVLILTKPLGTGIINTAVKAGMAGKDAVDAVIDEMSRLNRQASEAMQEVGVHACTDITGFGLLGHACEMMQSSGVGMEINAASVPVFSGAVEFARMGLVPGGTYRNRDFRTSMVEFAPDVVEWASDVLFDPQTSGGLLIALPAGRSKILLSKLRATGHAGASVIGKIVEEPKLKIIVRN